In the genome of Ignavibacteria bacterium, one region contains:
- a CDS encoding TAT-variant-translocated molybdopterin oxidoreductase yields the protein MGKDKNYIDLSSEIIKEDEKINHTEVKNGHEVKVGDKDAHYWRSFRELHNDPEFIRAKNLEFDKDANKPLDEGAFSGLSRRKFLGLLAASAAFAAAGCSNYRDKGEIIPYNKKPEEIVEGNPNYYASTFIIGGMPVGVLVKTREGRPIKVDGNPEHPVSKGKIDARTQASILNVYDPDRIQNPKFASDRNSFADMQWQDVDTQVIGLLNKAASSGKEIAIVANPVYSPTFKKVLTEFQAKYPTAKVYTYDTANMSNKNSAWFKCYGNKAYPTIKYEDAKVILALESDFLGNDANKIENARRFVQNREVINGDSFNRLYAVEGNVSITGMNADYRIRLRTDAIEELALCLIKELSGRLSGTFAMDAGASGAVSGYNLNQFAQKYNVDAKVISNLVNDLAKNPGASFVTAGDSLPESTHITVNLLNEVLGNRNLYILDNYEEELPPFMSSDINNLVSDLNSGNVAVLIHLDVNPVYNLPGDFGYADAMKKAQSVITFTLIDSETSASSNYVLPVNSDFESWGDYRGRVGFYSVQQPVIAPLYNTRQKEGVILNWINGSAQTYNNDIYSNYIKNNWQTTIHPAIGSKVKFNEYWFGALHDGFVMTNQPLATLAPMNQGAFTGIQKRLTPSSTSIMLFTASPFIGADGSFANNGWLQELPHPISRVVWDNYAAVSPNMAKSLGVDMNDLIDISINGKNLQLPVMVQPGMDDNVISTELGYGRTVAGTVGTEVGVNVYPVISKSPALSAYFYNNAAVTKAAGTYELISTQEHYPIDNPQYKDIQFKRLIIQEGTYNQYKKNPQSITAKQSFEGIPLEQYPSINPSINAENPTDPRNTNKYYQGPTKWAMAIDLNKCIGCGECVAACNVENNIPVVGKEQVGRNREMTWLRIDRYYSGTPEAPNANFQPMLCQHCDFAPCENVCPVLATTHSEDGINGMTYNRCVGTRYCSNNCPYKVRRFNYFNFRNRFKDGYQEEPSFALAANPEVTVRSRGVMEKCTFCVQRIMKARQVAIQQGREVLGSDVTTACQDACSTNAITFGNMNDKTDKIQAYREHPLAYYVLEPIKVKPNVTYIAKLRNIEETMEERN from the coding sequence ATGGGTAAAGATAAAAATTACATAGATTTGAGTTCCGAGATTATAAAAGAAGACGAAAAAATCAATCATACCGAAGTTAAAAACGGTCACGAAGTAAAAGTGGGCGATAAGGACGCTCATTATTGGCGTTCATTCCGCGAGCTTCATAATGACCCTGAATTTATCAGAGCTAAGAATCTTGAGTTTGATAAAGATGCTAACAAGCCGCTTGATGAGGGTGCTTTCAGCGGTTTATCACGAAGAAAATTCCTCGGCTTGCTTGCCGCTTCCGCAGCATTCGCTGCAGCGGGATGCTCTAATTACAGAGACAAAGGTGAAATCATTCCCTATAATAAAAAACCTGAAGAAATTGTCGAGGGTAATCCTAATTATTATGCATCAACGTTCATAATCGGCGGAATGCCAGTTGGTGTTCTTGTGAAAACCCGTGAGGGAAGACCGATAAAAGTTGACGGCAATCCTGAACATCCCGTGAGCAAAGGAAAAATAGATGCAAGAACTCAGGCAAGCATATTAAATGTATATGACCCTGATAGAATTCAGAATCCAAAGTTTGCTTCGGACAGAAACTCATTTGCCGATATGCAATGGCAGGACGTTGATACTCAGGTTATCGGCTTGTTAAACAAAGCAGCATCATCAGGAAAAGAAATTGCAATCGTTGCAAACCCGGTTTATTCACCGACATTCAAAAAAGTTTTAACTGAATTTCAGGCAAAATATCCGACCGCAAAAGTTTATACATACGACACAGCGAATATGTCGAATAAGAACAGCGCGTGGTTCAAGTGCTACGGCAATAAAGCTTATCCGACAATTAAATATGAAGATGCAAAAGTAATCCTTGCGCTTGAATCGGATTTTCTTGGCAATGATGCAAACAAAATCGAGAACGCAAGAAGATTTGTTCAAAACCGTGAAGTAATCAACGGTGACAGTTTCAATAGATTATATGCAGTTGAAGGAAATGTTTCCATAACGGGAATGAATGCAGATTATAGAATAAGATTGAGAACCGATGCAATAGAAGAATTAGCTTTGTGTCTGATAAAAGAGCTTTCAGGAAGATTATCGGGAACGTTCGCAATGGATGCAGGTGCGTCAGGAGCGGTTTCAGGTTATAACTTAAATCAGTTTGCGCAGAAATATAATGTTGATGCAAAGGTAATTTCGAATTTAGTCAACGACCTTGCAAAGAATCCGGGAGCATCGTTTGTAACTGCTGGCGATTCACTTCCTGAATCAACACACATCACGGTTAACCTGCTCAATGAAGTTTTAGGAAACAGAAATTTATACATACTCGATAACTACGAAGAAGAATTGCCTCCGTTCATGTCATCTGACATAAATAATCTTGTCAGTGATTTAAACAGCGGCAACGTTGCGGTGTTAATTCATCTTGATGTTAACCCTGTATATAATCTTCCGGGTGATTTCGGTTATGCCGATGCAATGAAGAAAGCGCAGAGTGTAATTACGTTCACATTAATAGACAGCGAAACATCGGCGTCAAGCAATTATGTGCTTCCGGTTAATTCGGATTTTGAAAGCTGGGGAGATTACAGAGGAAGAGTTGGGTTTTATTCTGTTCAGCAGCCTGTGATTGCTCCTCTATATAATACACGCCAAAAAGAAGGGGTGATATTAAACTGGATTAATGGAAGCGCTCAGACATATAACAATGATATTTATTCAAATTATATAAAGAATAACTGGCAGACAACTATTCATCCTGCAATAGGTTCAAAAGTTAAGTTTAACGAATACTGGTTCGGAGCTTTGCACGATGGATTTGTGATGACCAACCAACCTCTTGCTACACTTGCTCCGATGAATCAGGGTGCATTCACGGGAATTCAAAAAAGATTAACGCCGTCGAGCACTTCTATTATGTTGTTCACTGCAAGTCCGTTTATCGGCGCTGACGGTTCATTTGCAAATAACGGATGGCTTCAGGAACTGCCTCATCCTATTTCAAGAGTTGTATGGGATAACTATGCTGCCGTTTCACCGAACATGGCTAAGTCGCTCGGTGTTGATATGAATGATTTAATTGATATAAGCATCAACGGAAAAAACTTACAGCTTCCTGTTATGGTTCAACCGGGAATGGATGATAATGTGATTTCAACAGAATTGGGTTATGGAAGAACGGTTGCCGGAACGGTGGGAACTGAAGTCGGTGTAAATGTATATCCTGTTATTTCAAAATCACCTGCGCTGAGCGCATATTTTTATAATAACGCGGCTGTAACAAAAGCTGCAGGAACATACGAGCTTATTTCTACTCAGGAGCATTACCCGATTGATAATCCGCAATATAAAGACATTCAATTCAAAAGGTTAATAATTCAGGAAGGAACTTATAATCAATATAAGAAAAACCCACAGTCAATTACTGCAAAGCAAAGTTTTGAGGGTATTCCTCTTGAGCAATATCCAAGTATCAATCCAAGTATCAATGCTGAAAATCCGACTGACCCGAGAAATACGAATAAGTATTATCAAGGTCCGACAAAATGGGCAATGGCAATCGACCTTAACAAATGTATTGGCTGCGGCGAATGTGTAGCTGCCTGCAATGTCGAAAATAATATTCCCGTTGTAGGAAAAGAGCAAGTCGGCAGAAATCGCGAGATGACCTGGTTAAGAATTGACAGATATTATTCCGGAACACCTGAAGCACCAAATGCTAATTTTCAACCGATGCTTTGCCAGCATTGTGATTTTGCTCCGTGCGAGAATGTTTGTCCTGTTCTTGCAACCACACACAGCGAGGACGGAATTAACGGAATGACTTATAACAGATGCGTAGGTACGAGATATTGCAGCAACAACTGCCCTTATAAAGTAAGAAGATTTAATTATTTCAATTTCAGAAACAGATTTAAAGATGGATATCAGGAAGAGCCGTCATTTGCTCTTGCTGCAAACCCTGAAGTAACGGTTCGTTCAAGAGGGGTTATGGAAAAATGCACATTCTGCGTTCAGAGAATTATGAAAGCAAGACAAGTTGCAATTCAGCAGGGAAGAGAAGTATTGGGAAGCGACGTTACAACCGCATGCCAGGATGCCTGCTCGACCAATGCAATAACTTTCGGAAATATGAATGATAAAACAGATAAGATTCAGGCGTATCGGGAACACCCTCTTGCATATTATGTGCTTGAGCCGATTAAGGTAAAACCAAACGTTACTTACATTGCGAAGTTAAGAAACATAGAAGAAACAATGGAGGAAAGAAATTGA
- a CDS encoding cytochrome c3 family protein: MKRFLLDYNLKVRLPIILFTAAAVFTITYYTSFAERNGIGYQPDQPILYSHKLHAGDMQIDCKYCHTNVEKSSFANVPSADVCMNCHTLARKDRPEIQKLTQYYEEGKPIPWKRIHRVPDFVYFNHSVHVNKGIDCANCHGDVKNMEKIAQVNSFTMAACLDCHRNPQNNIAEFQLIKDNLKKGPQYCSACHR; encoded by the coding sequence ATGAAAAGATTTCTTCTCGACTACAACCTTAAAGTCAGACTTCCTATCATTCTCTTTACTGCCGCGGCGGTATTTACAATCACATATTATACATCATTTGCGGAAAGAAATGGAATCGGATATCAACCCGACCAGCCGATTTTATATTCACATAAGCTTCATGCAGGAGATATGCAGATTGATTGCAAATATTGTCACACAAATGTTGAGAAATCGAGCTTTGCTAATGTTCCTTCAGCAGATGTGTGTATGAATTGTCACACGCTTGCAAGAAAAGACAGACCTGAAATTCAGAAACTTACTCAATATTATGAGGAAGGCAAGCCTATCCCGTGGAAAAGAATCCACAGAGTTCCTGATTTTGTTTATTTCAATCACAGCGTTCACGTAAATAAAGGCATTGATTGCGCAAACTGTCATGGTGATGTAAAAAATATGGAAAAGATTGCGCAGGTAAATTCATTCACAATGGCAGCATGTCTTGATTGCCACAGAAATCCACAGAATAATATAGCAGAGTTTCAGCTTATTAAGGATAACTTGAAAAAAGGTCCTCAGTATTGTTCAGCTTGTCATAGGTAG
- a CDS encoding T9SS type A sorting domain-containing protein codes for MRKLTPHFILKFFTFIFLLNSQNIFSQVYQWRVIETGPTASSTRFEDVYFINNNTGWIIDIDGLVYKTNNGGKNWSQIYSQAFAGYRSIAFFDSSYGVLGTLDSDSTLFTTTNGGLNWTLNTNITGTMPHGICGISIAGPNLVFASGRYDGFATVIKSTNRGVTWTSLNIDNKATSLIDCYFQNENTGFVCGGLGGGFSSRRTVILRTTNSGLTWDSVYLSTTSGEWGWKFSFINSTTGYCSVERSGTATYYAKTTNGGANWFRQNYNFFPVVQGICFLNENTGWVGGGHEFPPPYSNTFGTTNGGVTWVGVPNLLNVNVFQLLSDTLGFAVGNRVYRYGKDSIVNIENISNIIPTKFELKQNYPNPFNPSTNFEFRIADFGFVKLKIFNNLGKEVERLVNQNLNAGTYKVQWDASEYSSGVYYYKLETEKFSETKKLLLIK; via the coding sequence ATGAGAAAATTAACCCCGCACTTCATCTTAAAATTCTTTACTTTTATTTTTTTATTAAACTCTCAAAATATTTTTTCACAAGTATACCAGTGGAGAGTAATCGAAACAGGACCTACAGCATCAAGTACAAGATTTGAAGATGTGTATTTCATCAATAACAATACAGGTTGGATTATAGACATAGATGGGTTAGTTTATAAAACAAATAATGGAGGCAAAAATTGGTCGCAAATATACTCACAAGCTTTTGCAGGCTATAGAAGTATTGCATTTTTTGATTCATCATACGGAGTATTAGGAACATTAGACAGTGACAGCACTTTATTCACAACAACAAACGGCGGATTAAATTGGACATTAAATACAAACATAACAGGAACAATGCCGCACGGCATATGTGGAATAAGCATCGCAGGACCGAATCTTGTTTTTGCATCGGGAAGATATGATGGCTTCGCTACTGTAATAAAAAGCACTAACCGTGGAGTTACTTGGACTTCTTTAAATATTGATAACAAAGCAACTTCATTAATTGATTGTTACTTTCAAAATGAAAATACAGGTTTTGTATGCGGAGGACTTGGTGGCGGTTTTTCATCGAGAAGAACCGTTATACTACGAACAACAAATTCAGGGTTAACATGGGATTCAGTATATTTATCAACAACATCAGGTGAATGGGGATGGAAGTTCAGTTTTATAAATTCAACTACAGGATATTGCTCAGTGGAAAGAAGTGGTACTGCAACTTATTATGCAAAAACAACCAACGGTGGTGCAAACTGGTTTCGTCAAAACTATAATTTTTTTCCTGTAGTTCAGGGAATTTGTTTTCTGAATGAAAATACCGGATGGGTTGGAGGAGGTCATGAATTTCCGCCGCCTTATTCAAATACATTTGGAACCACAAACGGCGGAGTTACATGGGTCGGAGTTCCTAATTTACTAAACGTAAATGTATTTCAATTGCTTAGTGATACTCTTGGATTTGCAGTTGGAAACAGAGTTTACAGATATGGAAAAGACAGCATTGTGAATATTGAGAATATTTCAAACATCATTCCCACGAAGTTTGAGTTAAAACAAAATTATCCCAACCCGTTTAATCCCTCAACCAATTTCGAATTTCGGATTGCTGATTTCGGATTTGTAAAGTTAAAGATTTTCAATAATCTCGGCAAAGAAGTTGAGAGACTCGTTAATCAAAATTTAAATGCAGGTACATACAAAGTCCAATGGGATGCGTCTGAATATTCAAGCGGTGTTTATTATTATAAACTTGAAACAGAAAAATTTTCTGAAACAAAAAAGTTGCTGCTGATAAAATAA
- a CDS encoding GDCCVxC domain-containing (seleno)protein, which translates to MNTVKANLKCPECNNITQETIPDNCCVFFFECKNCNKIFKPLKNDCCVFCSYSDKKCKYAQNCCAN; encoded by the coding sequence TTGAATACAGTAAAAGCAAATTTAAAGTGCCCCGAGTGTAACAACATCACCCAGGAAACAATCCCTGATAATTGTTGTGTTTTCTTCTTTGAGTGTAAAAATTGTAATAAAATATTTAAGCCTTTAAAAAATGATTGTTGTGTGTTTTGCAGCTATTCAGATAAAAAATGTAAGTATGCTCAAAACTGTTGTGCAAACTGA
- a CDS encoding cation transporter yields the protein MQISNSIPESISRHDKLYNIAFYLSLFTIFYNIAEGIISTYLGYQDDSLALFGFGVDSFIESLSGVGIAVMILRMRNNPKSHKGPFEVTALKITGVAFYILSAGLLVGAAANLIEGRKPETTFWGVVISLISIVVMVILMLWKNKVGRELNSKPILADSNCTRACIYMSIVLLVSSFIYELTGIGYIDALGTLGIVYFAVTEGRECFQKAKGIDCCS from the coding sequence ATGCAAATTTCTAATTCCATACCTGAAAGTATATCACGTCACGACAAGTTATATAACATCGCCTTTTATCTCAGCTTGTTCACGATTTTTTATAACATTGCCGAAGGAATAATTTCCACTTATTTGGGTTATCAGGATGACAGCTTAGCGCTGTTCGGGTTTGGAGTTGACAGCTTCATAGAAAGCTTGTCGGGTGTCGGCATTGCAGTGATGATTTTAAGAATGCGTAACAATCCGAAAAGCCATAAAGGACCGTTTGAAGTTACTGCACTGAAAATAACAGGAGTAGCATTTTATATTTTATCTGCGGGATTGCTCGTTGGCGCTGCTGCAAATTTAATTGAAGGCAGAAAACCCGAAACAACTTTTTGGGGAGTCGTAATTTCGCTTATCTCTATTGTAGTAATGGTAATTTTGATGTTATGGAAAAACAAAGTCGGAAGAGAGCTTAACTCAAAGCCGATTCTTGCAGACTCAAATTGCACTCGTGCCTGTATTTATATGTCGATTGTTTTGCTTGTGTCGAGTTTTATATATGAATTAACAGGAATCGGCTACATCGATGCGTTGGGAACGCTCGGTATTGTTTATTTTGCAGTCACTGAAGGACGCGAATGCTTCCAAAAAGCTAAAGGAATTGATTGCTGCTCATAA
- a CDS encoding TonB-dependent receptor, giving the protein MKTKILYILLFLFISAGVQAQTLKGKVVLASDEKEVLPDARIQWINTEIFAVSDIEGKFEITTQDIADKRLVIRLSGYFTDTVAITNEKYKIIRLRDYQTGEIVVKDKSDKDLAKEKIEKTEAIDQHDLEKAACCDLSGCFGTSGNIEVSVSDVVTDSKDLKLLGTDGVYTLTLKEGIPLLNGLSSVYGLSSISGTMINAITVAKGSNSVLQGYESISGIINVIMKEPESSDKFFLNAYTNSYLEKHINVNGKQKFDKMISALLAFHSVQKANRIDNNDDGFLDLPLITRYSFYNRWNVGNPEDNEWSGNVAFRYLDEKRIGGQKNFNEDNATSGIYGQTIKTIRNEFTGRLNKRLGSENSIVAQIGWSDHRQRSIFGLTDYNAFQRDLYVNVLFDYFYLEHSNLKVGFNYRHQDLNEDILFSENPYSKTYNGSYKFEESIPGLFAENKFEVIHEKLDLVPGVRVDFNSNYGTILTPRFMFKYGIDEQTVLRGSVGSGFRTPKLFAENQNLFATGKDIIFPQFIKGEKSINWGVSLTREIVIDEIDFDVALDFYRTTFTDQFVADYDEVPGQVIFYNSSESSVSNSFQSEITFNISEEFDGKLSYNYLDVYYFKNGVKNEMPFNAKHRGLFSLTYETPGKMWMFSGSAQYFGKQRLPSTKDNPVQYQRPDYSDAFGMINSQLTFRISNYEIYSGVENILNYKQSNPIISAENPFGQYFDTSFNWGPTKGREFYVGARFKLN; this is encoded by the coding sequence ATGAAAACAAAAATTTTATACATATTATTATTTTTATTTATTTCTGCCGGTGTTCAGGCACAGACCTTAAAAGGAAAAGTTGTCCTCGCATCGGATGAAAAAGAAGTTTTGCCGGATGCAAGGATTCAATGGATTAATACTGAAATATTTGCGGTATCTGACATTGAAGGAAAGTTTGAAATTACTACGCAGGATATTGCAGATAAGCGTCTTGTTATTAGATTGTCAGGATATTTTACCGATACGGTTGCGATAACAAATGAAAAGTATAAAATAATAAGACTGCGCGATTACCAAACCGGTGAAATAGTTGTAAAGGATAAGTCAGATAAAGATTTAGCAAAAGAAAAAATTGAAAAAACCGAAGCAATAGACCAGCACGATTTGGAAAAAGCAGCGTGCTGCGACTTAAGCGGATGTTTCGGGACAAGCGGAAATATAGAAGTAAGCGTATCCGATGTCGTTACCGACAGTAAGGACTTGAAGCTTCTCGGAACGGACGGTGTTTATACATTAACGCTTAAGGAAGGCATCCCTTTGCTCAACGGTCTTTCATCTGTATATGGTTTAAGCTCCATTTCGGGAACGATGATCAATGCAATTACTGTTGCAAAAGGTTCCAATTCTGTTTTGCAGGGTTATGAATCTATAAGTGGTATCATAAACGTTATAATGAAAGAACCCGAGTCGAGCGATAAATTTTTCTTAAATGCATATACTAACAGCTATCTTGAAAAACACATCAACGTAAACGGCAAACAGAAATTCGATAAAATGATTTCTGCTTTGCTTGCTTTTCATTCCGTACAGAAAGCAAACCGCATTGATAATAATGATGATGGATTTCTTGATCTTCCTTTAATTACAAGATACTCATTTTATAACAGATGGAATGTCGGTAATCCTGAAGATAATGAATGGAGCGGAAACGTCGCGTTCAGGTATCTTGATGAAAAAAGAATCGGCGGACAAAAAAACTTTAATGAAGATAATGCAACGAGCGGGATTTATGGACAGACAATTAAAACAATAAGAAATGAATTTACAGGACGACTTAACAAAAGACTAGGGAGTGAGAATTCAATCGTTGCTCAGATTGGCTGGAGTGACCACAGGCAACGTTCAATATTCGGATTGACTGACTATAATGCGTTTCAGAGAGATTTATATGTTAATGTGCTATTTGATTATTTTTATTTGGAGCATAGTAATTTAAAAGTAGGATTTAATTACAGACATCAGGACTTAAACGAAGATATTTTATTTAGTGAAAATCCGTATTCAAAAACTTATAACGGAAGCTATAAGTTTGAGGAAAGCATTCCGGGTTTGTTTGCTGAAAATAAATTTGAAGTGATTCATGAGAAGCTTGACTTGGTACCGGGAGTGAGAGTTGATTTTAATAGTAATTACGGGACTATTTTGACTCCGAGATTTATGTTTAAATACGGAATTGATGAGCAGACCGTTTTACGAGGTTCGGTCGGAAGCGGGTTCAGAACTCCAAAGCTTTTTGCAGAAAATCAAAATTTGTTTGCAACGGGTAAAGACATAATATTCCCGCAATTCATAAAAGGTGAAAAATCCATTAACTGGGGAGTGAGCTTAACAAGAGAAATCGTGATTGATGAAATTGATTTTGATGTAGCTTTGGATTTTTACAGAACGACTTTCACAGACCAGTTTGTTGCGGATTATGATGAAGTTCCCGGACAAGTTATATTTTATAATAGCAGTGAGTCTTCAGTATCAAACAGTTTCCAGAGTGAAATCACATTTAACATTTCAGAAGAGTTTGACGGAAAGTTAAGCTATAATTATCTCGATGTTTATTATTTTAAGAACGGTGTCAAAAATGAAATGCCATTTAATGCAAAGCACAGAGGACTTTTCAGCTTAACCTATGAAACTCCCGGAAAAATGTGGATGTTTTCAGGAAGCGCGCAGTATTTTGGGAAACAAAGACTGCCTTCGACAAAAGATAACCCGGTGCAATATCAGCGACCGGATTATTCGGATGCATTCGGAATGATAAATTCGCAGCTTACTTTCAGGATTTCAAATTATGAAATTTATTCCGGGGTTGAAAATATTTTGAATTACAAACAGTCAAATCCTATTATCAGCGCAGAAAATCCTTTCGGTCAATATTTTGATACGAGCTTTAACTGGGGTCCGACAAAGGGAAGAGAGTTTTATGTCGGCGCAAGGTTTAAGCTGAACTAA
- a CDS encoding T9SS type A sorting domain-containing protein — translation MKKLLLITLTLLFIASSVYAQINRDWVQRYNGTANSYDIVCDIIPDDSGNVFVYGTSFNTGTATDITVVKYNSSGGIVWNKKFNFGENSYDQTRAVYKDEMNNSYICGFTTEGGSDNKMITLKVDGTGNLNWSKIFTKVNYSNFVGSDIALYNDRVYVTGNGRNASGYNEMFLWCYNSGGVFQWDKSAGSGQNNYEGINLVVNGSSKITVGCNITYSTNITTVGFLRYNLDGSSNGFLGYETPSKLIKLITDNYKNLIYLTSVVHPDSLGSVNFMVIKCDSISISNHNWLKIFNGSGNHYDFPFDVCVDTQNNILVTGSSRHGDSLGTEDIVTLKYSPNGDLLWNRIWNSDSNGIDQGMSITTDAFNNVYVGGAADIGGIKLAYKILKYSPAGNLLWQDIYHHAPNPEDFVYAVRINNRNDLFVTGISFNPGTDYDFATLKYSQNVSVENISNNIPDKFLLKQNYPNPFNPSTNIEFYVPSNVKRETSNVKLIIYDMSGKELAVLVNEQLNAGAYKVSWDASNYSSGVYFYELKTNNFSETKKMLLIK, via the coding sequence ATGAAAAAACTTTTACTCATTACATTAACATTACTTTTTATTGCTTCATCCGTTTACGCGCAGATAAATCGCGACTGGGTGCAGAGATATAACGGCACCGCAAACAGTTATGACATAGTCTGCGACATTATTCCTGATGACAGCGGAAACGTTTTTGTTTACGGCACTTCCTTTAATACAGGCACAGCAACCGATATTACAGTTGTTAAATATAACTCTTCGGGCGGAATAGTATGGAATAAAAAATTTAATTTTGGTGAGAACAGCTATGACCAAACGCGTGCAGTTTATAAGGATGAAATGAATAATTCTTATATATGCGGTTTCACGACTGAAGGCGGAAGTGATAACAAGATGATTACATTGAAAGTTGACGGAACGGGGAATCTGAATTGGTCAAAGATATTTACAAAAGTTAATTATTCTAATTTTGTCGGTTCCGATATCGCTCTATATAATGATAGAGTATATGTAACCGGCAACGGACGTAACGCATCAGGATATAATGAAATGTTTCTCTGGTGTTACAATTCCGGAGGAGTTTTTCAATGGGATAAAAGTGCGGGCAGCGGACAGAATAATTATGAGGGCATCAATCTTGTTGTAAATGGCTCTTCTAAGATTACGGTTGGTTGTAATATAACTTATTCAACTAACATTACAACCGTTGGATTTTTAAGATATAACTTAGATGGGAGTTCCAATGGCTTTTTAGGTTATGAAACTCCAAGTAAATTAATAAAATTAATAACCGATAATTATAAAAATCTCATATATCTTACAAGCGTAGTACACCCGGATTCTTTAGGTAGTGTGAACTTTATGGTGATAAAGTGCGACAGTATTTCAATATCAAATCATAATTGGTTAAAAATTTTTAACGGCTCTGGCAATCATTATGATTTTCCTTTTGATGTTTGTGTTGATACTCAAAATAATATTTTGGTAACAGGCAGCAGCCGTCACGGTGATTCGCTCGGAACGGAAGACATTGTAACATTGAAATACAGTCCAAACGGTGATTTACTGTGGAACAGAATCTGGAATTCTGATTCCAACGGTATTGACCAGGGAATGAGCATTACGACTGATGCTTTTAACAATGTATATGTAGGCGGTGCGGCGGATATTGGCGGAATAAAATTAGCTTACAAAATTCTAAAATACAGTCCCGCAGGAAATTTGCTATGGCAGGATATTTATCACCACGCACCGAACCCTGAAGATTTTGTTTATGCCGTGAGAATAAATAACAGAAATGATTTATTTGTAACGGGCATCAGCTTTAATCCCGGAACGGATTATGATTTTGCAACCCTAAAGTATTCACAAAATGTAAGTGTTGAAAATATTTCAAATAATATTCCGGATAAATTCTTATTGAAACAGAATTATCCGAACCCGTTTAATCCCTCTACTAATATAGAATTTTATGTTCCGTCAAACGTCAAACGTGAAACGTCAAATGTGAAATTAATTATATATGATATGTCAGGAAAAGAGTTAGCTGTTTTAGTAAATGAGCAACTAAACGCAGGAGCATATAAAGTTAGTTGGGATGCATCAAATTATTCAAGCGGGGTTTATTTTTATGAACTTAAAACAAACAATTTTAGCGAAACAAAAAAAATGCTGCTGATAAAATAG
- a CDS encoding heavy-metal-associated domain-containing protein — protein sequence MKKLIFIIILFLTTGIASAQVTKATVGVDGFTCSLCAKGVEGELKSLDFVKSVKTNIKATTFDLTFKTGSNIVISSIADAINDGGFTLRDIKIIASGKIVSDNNGGFKLVTGNTPDLMIKNLNGDYKDGDELNITGMVNVSGKSVNVISAKKI from the coding sequence ATGAAAAAATTAATATTTATAATAATCCTTTTCCTGACAACCGGCATTGCAAGCGCACAGGTTACCAAAGCAACGGTAGGCGTTGACGGCTTTACGTGCTCGCTTTGCGCTAAGGGAGTAGAGGGAGAATTGAAATCTCTCGACTTTGTGAAATCAGTTAAGACAAACATAAAAGCAACTACTTTTGACCTTACATTTAAGACAGGCTCTAATATAGTAATCTCAAGCATTGCAGATGCAATAAATGACGGCGGTTTTACTTTGCGCGACATTAAGATAATTGCATCGGGAAAAATTGTGTCGGATAACAACGGTGGGTTCAAACTTGTAACCGGGAATACACCCGATTTGATGATTAAAAACCTGAATGGAGATTACAAAGACGGTGACGAGTTAAATATTACCGGCATGGTAAATGTTTCGGGAAAATCCGTTAATGTTATTTCGGCTAAGAAAATATAA